A genomic stretch from Rhodomicrobium vannielii ATCC 17100 includes:
- a CDS encoding exodeoxyribonuclease III gives MTLRITTWNINSVRLRFELVARFVRETRPDILCLQEIKCRDEFFPLEGFRELGFPHIAICGQPGYHGVATLSKLPLEPLPRQSFCGTEEARHLGAKVALPSGGTLALHNIYVPAGGDIPDPELNPKFKQKLAYLAALAKWERGWTDDANAVLVGDFNVAPLETDVWSHKQLLKVVSHTPVEVEALTKVRVDGRWVDLVRKVIPPEEKVYSWWSYRARDWAASDRGRRLDHIWGSAAMAERTRAVSVLKDARGWPGPSDHVPVTLDFEG, from the coding sequence ATGACACTCCGCATCACCACTTGGAACATCAATTCCGTCCGCCTCCGCTTCGAGCTTGTCGCCCGCTTTGTGCGCGAGACGCGGCCCGATATCCTTTGCCTCCAAGAAATCAAATGCCGCGACGAATTTTTCCCGCTCGAAGGCTTCCGCGAGCTTGGCTTCCCGCACATCGCGATCTGCGGGCAGCCGGGCTATCACGGCGTAGCGACGCTGTCGAAGCTGCCGCTTGAACCGCTGCCGCGTCAGAGCTTCTGCGGCACGGAGGAAGCGCGCCATCTCGGGGCCAAGGTCGCGCTGCCGAGCGGCGGCACGCTCGCCCTGCATAATATCTACGTGCCCGCGGGCGGCGACATCCCCGACCCGGAGTTGAACCCGAAGTTCAAGCAGAAGCTCGCCTATCTCGCGGCGCTGGCGAAGTGGGAGCGCGGCTGGACGGACGACGCGAACGCCGTGCTCGTCGGCGACTTCAACGTCGCGCCGCTCGAAACCGACGTGTGGTCGCACAAGCAGCTTCTGAAGGTGGTCAGCCATACCCCCGTCGAGGTGGAGGCGCTGACGAAGGTGCGCGTGGATGGCCGCTGGGTGGATCTCGTCCGCAAGGTCATCCCGCCGGAAGAGAAGGTCTACAGTTGGTGGAGTTACCGCGCGCGGGACTGGGCGGCGTCGGATCGCGGGCGGCGGCTGGATCACATCTGGGGCAGCGCGGCGATGGCCGAGCGCACGCGCGCCGTCAGCGTGCTGAAAGATGCGCGCGGCTGGCCGGGACCGTCCGACCACGTGCCGGTCACGCTCGATTTCGAGGGGTAA
- a CDS encoding TMEM143 family protein produces MDGQLEADRMASEAPPVQIETETGIDTVPGQTIPSVVSEKFISVDRGVVIARALDKLFDTGQRVLAGDVFQYICALRQVESARWLDSLVELYDPFNPDDETVNVVKLGPDRRTELLPKLRKSIIETATAANYIQIGQDELEKILGAEYHQGFAAEVDLKEFDFHLLFYRGDVKIPVNTTSWKTAWLIERPVEVDAYRRLFIGLKLKPVETRVAEIMRIEKISREKAEKRVKKIRNQKMLEGVSEETLHLKIFRRIPKSDIEILFPNAKIKFNLFDKLWLWIGSGGSTIFAIVMAALKFVAAVALSLFFVIFTIAGAVGAIIRSFTSFLNTRTRYMAKLAQSLYFHNIASNQSVLAALNDDAEEEDIKEAVLTYALLLRYGHLGLEATKIEADRFLKTEFSIDCDFEIEDGCRHLRKLGLLVADDAGAPRIRDLEDARGHLEGLWRAVPTAA; encoded by the coding sequence ATGGACGGGCAACTGGAGGCGGATCGCATGGCGTCTGAGGCTCCTCCCGTTCAGATTGAGACCGAAACAGGCATCGACACCGTCCCCGGGCAGACCATCCCGTCTGTCGTTTCCGAAAAGTTTATCTCGGTGGATCGCGGCGTGGTCATTGCGCGCGCGCTCGATAAGCTTTTCGACACCGGCCAGCGGGTGCTCGCGGGAGACGTTTTTCAGTATATTTGCGCGCTGCGGCAAGTGGAGTCGGCGCGCTGGCTCGATTCTCTCGTGGAGCTTTACGACCCATTCAATCCCGACGATGAAACCGTGAACGTGGTCAAGCTTGGCCCTGATCGACGCACGGAATTGTTGCCGAAGCTCAGGAAGAGTATTATCGAGACTGCCACTGCGGCAAATTACATTCAGATCGGCCAAGATGAGCTGGAGAAGATCCTCGGCGCGGAATATCACCAGGGGTTCGCCGCCGAAGTCGACCTCAAAGAGTTCGACTTTCATCTTCTCTTCTATCGCGGCGATGTGAAAATTCCTGTCAATACCACATCGTGGAAGACCGCATGGCTTATCGAGCGACCGGTCGAAGTAGATGCCTATCGACGTCTGTTCATCGGCCTCAAGCTGAAGCCAGTGGAAACGCGCGTCGCCGAAATCATGCGCATCGAGAAAATCTCGCGCGAGAAAGCTGAAAAGCGCGTCAAGAAAATCCGAAACCAGAAGATGTTGGAAGGGGTGTCCGAAGAAACGCTGCACCTCAAGATCTTCCGCCGCATCCCGAAAAGCGACATAGAGATCCTGTTTCCGAACGCGAAGATCAAATTCAACCTGTTCGACAAGCTGTGGCTCTGGATCGGCTCCGGCGGCAGCACGATTTTTGCCATCGTCATGGCCGCGCTGAAGTTCGTCGCCGCTGTTGCGCTTAGCCTTTTCTTCGTCATTTTCACAATCGCGGGCGCGGTCGGCGCGATCATCCGCAGCTTCACGAGCTTCCTGAACACGCGCACGCGCTATATGGCGAAGCTCGCGCAGAGCCTTTATTTCCACAACATCGCCAGCAATCAGAGCGTCCTCGCCGCGCTGAACGACGACGCCGAGGAAGAGGACATCAAGGAGGCCGTGTTGACCTACGCCCTTCTTCTGCGCTACGGCCATCTCGGCCTTGAGGCCACGAAGATCGAGGCGGACAGGTTCCTGAAGACCGAATTTTCCATCGATTGCGACTTCGAAATCGAGGACGGCTGCCGCCATTTGCGCAAGCTCGGCCTGCTGGTCGCCGACGACGCGGGCGCGCCCCGCATCCGCGATCTGGAGGACGCGCGTGGGCATCTGGAAGGCCTCTGGCGGGCGGTGCCTACGGCGGCTTAA
- a CDS encoding collagen-binding protein, translating to MYANKAFAALLGGVSIIALSSGSAFAQSTVRVDGVAAGAALETDASGNLTDGTSNATGLTFNGATATDPAAAPADGTQTVTDTSVAVNGSSVTATQTAVTTTYVGGVADPTTSTATNTATVSGTGFTATTQVDNGSGPSTSGTVEVTGAGVTATGNAQISTTTGGIQTQSGNISSTSGNISTTTGTVSGQTLTAGAGGITTTGLATLSGGATITGATTITGATTITGATTITGDTTITGNSTTTGTVSGQALTAGTGGITSGGALNVTTGGATITGNTHITGNSTVTGATTTDTLAVSGASSFGGNSDYNGNRITNLGAPIAAGDATNKAYVDFNDAVLNDRIKDVRDGVAIALSIQTPDLVAGEKFGVSVNFGTYDGSNAIGLGFQGVLGKNLFGAGERVAATGGVGFSTERDNVAGRAGLQFTW from the coding sequence ATGTATGCAAACAAGGCCTTTGCGGCGCTTCTTGGCGGCGTGAGCATCATCGCACTTTCCAGCGGTTCGGCGTTCGCGCAGTCGACGGTTCGTGTGGACGGCGTGGCGGCCGGAGCGGCGCTTGAAACCGACGCTAGCGGAAACCTTACCGATGGCACGAGCAACGCGACCGGCCTGACCTTCAACGGAGCGACGGCCACAGATCCGGCAGCTGCTCCCGCAGACGGAACTCAGACCGTAACCGACACATCGGTAGCGGTGAACGGATCGTCAGTTACGGCGACACAGACGGCTGTAACGACGACTTATGTTGGCGGCGTTGCCGACCCCACGACGAGCACCGCCACCAACACTGCGACGGTGTCTGGCACAGGCTTCACCGCGACAACGCAGGTCGACAACGGCTCTGGCCCTTCCACGTCGGGCACTGTTGAAGTGACCGGAGCGGGGGTAACGGCCACCGGCAACGCGCAAATCTCGACAACGACCGGCGGAATACAGACACAGTCCGGCAATATCTCATCCACCAGTGGCAATATCTCGACCACGACCGGTACCGTCTCGGGGCAGACCCTCACCGCCGGAGCGGGCGGCATCACGACGACTGGCCTTGCAACGCTCAGCGGCGGCGCTACCATCACCGGCGCCACGACGATCACAGGCGCCACGACGATCACAGGCGCCACGACCATCACCGGCGACACGACCATTACAGGCAACTCGACCACGACCGGTACTGTCTCCGGTCAGGCCCTTACCGCCGGAACGGGCGGTATCACATCTGGCGGCGCGCTGAACGTCACCACCGGCGGCGCTACCATCACGGGTAACACCCACATTACCGGCAACTCCACCGTGACCGGCGCCACTACGACCGACACCCTCGCCGTTTCTGGCGCATCGAGCTTCGGCGGAAATTCCGACTATAACGGCAATCGCATCACGAACCTCGGTGCTCCAATCGCGGCTGGCGACGCCACCAACAAGGCTTACGTCGATTTCAACGACGCGGTGCTGAACGACCGCATCAAGGACGTGCGCGACGGTGTTGCGATTGCGCTGTCGATCCAGACGCCGGACCTCGTTGCGGGTGAGAAATTCGGCGTATCTGTCAACTTCGGCACGTATGATGGTTCGAATGCAATCGGCCTCGGCTTCCAGGGCGTTCTCGGGAAGAACCTTTTCGGCGCCGGAGAGCGCGTCGCCGCGACGGGTGGCGTTGGTTTCAGCACCGAGCGCGACAATGTTGCCGGTCGCGCCGGTCTACAGTTCACTTGGTAA